From a region of the Mycobacterium sp. SMC-8 genome:
- the mutM gene encoding bifunctional DNA-formamidopyrimidine glycosylase/DNA-(apurinic or apyrimidinic site) lyase, producing MPELPEVEVVRRGLGEHVTGKMITAVRVHHPRAVRRHEAGPADLTARLLDTTITGTGRRGKYLWLTLGDGTDEPLARRESDAALVVHLGMSGQMLLGPIENENHLRIAALLDDGTTLSFVDQRTFGGWMIADLVTVDGTEVPAPVAHIARDPLDPLFDRDAVVKVLRRKHSEIKRQLLDQTVVSGIGNIYADEALWRAKINGARLASGVSRAKLAELLDAAAAVMTDALAQGGTSFDSLYVNVNGESGYFDRSLDAYGREGEPCRRCGAIMRRDKFMNRSSFYCPRCQPRPRT from the coding sequence ATGCCTGAACTCCCCGAGGTGGAGGTGGTCCGGCGCGGGCTCGGCGAACACGTCACCGGGAAGATGATCACAGCGGTCCGGGTGCACCACCCCCGTGCGGTGCGCCGCCACGAAGCCGGACCCGCCGACCTGACCGCCCGATTGCTCGACACGACGATCACCGGAACCGGCCGGCGGGGCAAGTACCTGTGGCTGACGCTGGGCGACGGGACCGATGAGCCGCTGGCGCGAAGAGAATCTGACGCAGCGCTGGTGGTGCATCTGGGCATGAGTGGGCAGATGCTGCTGGGACCCATAGAGAACGAGAATCATCTGCGCATCGCGGCACTGCTCGACGACGGCACCACGCTGAGTTTCGTCGACCAACGCACCTTCGGCGGCTGGATGATCGCCGATCTGGTCACCGTCGACGGCACCGAGGTGCCCGCCCCGGTCGCGCACATCGCGCGTGACCCGCTCGATCCGCTCTTCGACCGCGACGCGGTGGTGAAGGTGTTGCGGCGCAAGCACTCCGAGATCAAGCGTCAGCTCCTCGACCAGACCGTGGTCTCGGGGATCGGCAACATCTACGCCGACGAGGCGCTGTGGCGGGCGAAGATCAACGGCGCCCGGCTCGCCTCGGGGGTGTCGCGGGCCAAGCTCGCCGAGTTGCTCGACGCCGCCGCGGCCGTGATGACCGATGCGCTGGCCCAGGGCGGCACGTCGTTCGACTCGCTCTACGTCAACGTCAACGGGGAATCCGGCTACTTCGACCGCTCGCTGGACGCCTACGGCCGCGAAGGCGAGCCGTGCCGCCGGTGCGGGGCGATCATGCGGCGCGACAAATTCATGAACCGTTCGTCGTTCTACTGCCCCCGCTGCCAACCCCGTCCCCGAACCTGA
- a CDS encoding OsmC family protein, with amino-acid sequence MTELWVERTGVRRYTGRSTRGAEVLIGSEDVEGVFTPGELMKIALAACSGMSSDQPLRRRLGDDYQATISVSGAADREQERYPLLSEVLEIDLSGLGEQDKARLLTVVERAVDQVCTVGRTLKSGTEVTFGVTEVKDVGGK; translated from the coding sequence GTGACCGAACTGTGGGTGGAGCGCACGGGCGTGCGTCGTTATACGGGGCGCAGCACGCGGGGCGCCGAGGTGCTGATCGGCTCCGAGGACGTCGAGGGCGTGTTCACGCCGGGTGAGCTGATGAAGATCGCGCTGGCCGCCTGCAGCGGGATGTCCAGCGACCAACCGCTGCGCCGCCGTCTGGGCGACGACTATCAGGCCACGATCAGCGTGTCCGGAGCCGCGGACCGCGAGCAGGAGCGCTATCCACTGCTCAGTGAGGTACTCGAGATCGACCTGTCCGGGCTTGGCGAGCAGGACAAGGCCCGCCTGCTCACGGTGGTCGAGCGGGCCGTCGATCAGGTGTGCACAGTGGGGCGGACGTTGAAGAGCGGGACGGAAGTGACGTTTGGGGTGACTGAGGTGAAAGATGTTGGCGGAAAGTGA
- a CDS encoding acylphosphatase encodes MLAESDVRLTAWVHGHVQGVGFRWWTRSRALELGLTGYAANKPDGRVQVVAQGPRQACEQLLDLLKGGKTPGQVDKVIADWSEPADAIAGFTER; translated from the coding sequence ATGTTGGCGGAAAGTGATGTTCGGCTCACCGCCTGGGTGCACGGGCATGTTCAAGGGGTGGGTTTCCGCTGGTGGACGCGTTCCCGGGCGCTTGAACTGGGCCTGACCGGCTACGCGGCCAACAAACCCGACGGCCGTGTGCAGGTGGTGGCCCAGGGACCGCGGCAGGCCTGCGAACAGCTGCTTGACCTGCTCAAAGGGGGTAAGACCCCCGGCCAGGTGGACAAGGTCATCGCCGACTGGAGCGAGCCGGCCGACGCGATCGCGGGCTTCACCGAGCGGTGA
- the smc gene encoding chromosome segregation protein SMC, which yields MHLKSLTLKGFKSFASPTTLRFEPGITCVVGPNGSGKSNVVDALTWVMGEQGAKTLRGGKMEDVIFAGTSSRAPLGRAEVTLTIDNSDNALPIEYSEVSITRRMFRDGAGEYEINGSSCRLMDVQELLSDSGIGREMHVIVGQGKLSEILESRPEDRRAFIEEAAGVLKHRKRKEKAVRKLDSMSANLARLTDLTTELRRQLKPLGRQAEMARRAQTIQADLRDARLRLAADDLVTRKAEFDDTNQAETALRREHDELSERLEARTGELDAHESAVGDLSERADAAQQRWFRLSALAERVGATVRIATERAQHLDAEPDFSAGPDPDELEAQADAVAEQERQLLDELAESQARLEAAREELSERERAAAEAERAHMAAARAEADRREGLARLSGQVDTMRTRVDSVDETVARLTAGIDEAAARAQQAQAEFETVQGRVAELDAGEVGLDDHHDRTVAALRLADERVAELQAAERAAERQVASLQARIDALSVGLERRDGAAWLKENHGGGGLFDSLANLVKVRPGHEAAVAAVLGAAADALAAEDSGAARQALVALKEADGGRAAIVLGDWAAQAPVTGPLPAGAAWAGDLVDPAPRIRGAVTAMLAGVAVVDDLASALELVAAQPHLRAVTADGDLVGAGWVSGGSDRKPSTLEITSEVDKARTELAAAERQTRELSAALSGALAEQSARQDAAEQALAALNESDAAISAIYEQLGRLGQDARAADDEWQRLIKQRDELEAGRNRTVEELTELEQRLHQAQQEPMFDVEVVDRSESTAAAEAARSAEVEARLAVRTAEERANAVRGRADSLRRAAVAEREARARAARAREARVHAAAVASAVAESGRLVARRLSEAVAVASRVRDEVAAERQVRAGALTKAREEVNELSTRIAALTDALHRDEVAKAQAALRIEQLEQQVLEQFGMAVADLIGEYGPDVALPPTELEMVEYEQARERGEQVVAPAPMPYDRATQERRAKRAEKELRELGRVNPLALEEFAALEERYNFLSTQLEDVKAARKDLLDVIADVDSRILQVFTEAYMDVEREFTQVFSTLFPGGEGRLLLTDPSDMLTTGIEVEARPPGKKIKRLSLLSGGEKSLTAVAMLVAIFRARPSPFYVMDEVEAALDDVNLRRLISLFEQLRERSQLIVITHQKPTMEVADALYGVTMRGDGITTVISQRMRGQELVTSPS from the coding sequence ATGCATCTGAAGAGTCTGACGCTGAAGGGCTTCAAGTCCTTCGCCTCGCCGACGACTCTGCGTTTCGAACCGGGCATCACCTGCGTCGTCGGTCCCAACGGCTCGGGCAAATCCAATGTCGTCGACGCGCTGACCTGGGTGATGGGGGAGCAGGGCGCCAAGACGCTGCGCGGCGGCAAGATGGAAGACGTCATCTTCGCCGGCACCTCGTCGCGGGCACCGCTGGGCCGCGCCGAGGTGACCCTGACCATCGACAACTCCGACAACGCGCTGCCCATCGAGTACTCCGAGGTGTCGATCACCCGCAGGATGTTCCGCGACGGCGCGGGTGAGTACGAAATCAACGGCAGCAGTTGCCGTTTGATGGACGTGCAGGAGCTCCTGTCCGACTCCGGCATCGGCCGCGAGATGCACGTCATCGTGGGTCAGGGCAAGCTCTCCGAGATCCTGGAATCCCGCCCGGAGGACCGGCGCGCGTTCATCGAGGAGGCGGCCGGGGTCCTCAAGCACCGCAAACGCAAGGAAAAGGCGGTCCGCAAGCTCGACTCGATGTCGGCGAACCTGGCGCGCCTGACCGATCTGACCACCGAGCTGCGCCGTCAGCTCAAACCGCTGGGCCGGCAGGCCGAGATGGCGCGCCGGGCGCAGACCATCCAGGCCGACCTGCGGGACGCTCGTCTGCGGCTGGCCGCCGACGACCTGGTCACCCGCAAGGCCGAATTCGACGACACCAACCAGGCCGAGACGGCGCTGCGCCGGGAGCACGACGAACTCAGCGAGCGGCTGGAGGCCAGGACCGGCGAACTGGACGCCCACGAGAGCGCCGTCGGGGACCTCAGTGAGCGGGCCGATGCCGCTCAACAGCGATGGTTCCGACTCTCCGCGCTGGCCGAACGGGTCGGCGCGACGGTGCGCATCGCCACCGAACGGGCCCAGCACCTCGACGCCGAGCCCGACTTCTCCGCCGGTCCCGACCCCGACGAGCTCGAAGCCCAGGCCGACGCCGTCGCCGAGCAGGAACGGCAGCTGCTCGACGAGCTCGCCGAGTCCCAGGCCCGACTGGAGGCCGCCCGAGAGGAACTCAGCGAGCGCGAACGGGCGGCCGCCGAGGCAGAGCGCGCCCATATGGCGGCCGCCCGCGCCGAGGCCGACCGCCGCGAGGGTCTGGCCCGGCTGTCCGGCCAGGTCGACACCATGCGCACCCGGGTGGACTCCGTCGACGAGACGGTGGCGCGGCTGACCGCCGGCATCGACGAGGCCGCCGCCCGCGCCCAGCAGGCGCAGGCCGAGTTCGAGACCGTCCAGGGCCGGGTCGCCGAACTCGACGCCGGCGAGGTCGGTCTGGACGACCACCACGACCGCACCGTGGCGGCACTGCGTCTGGCCGACGAACGTGTTGCCGAACTGCAGGCCGCCGAGCGTGCCGCCGAGCGCCAGGTGGCGTCGTTGCAGGCCCGTATCGACGCGCTGTCGGTGGGCCTGGAGCGCCGCGACGGAGCTGCCTGGCTCAAAGAGAACCACGGCGGCGGAGGGCTTTTCGATTCCCTCGCCAATCTCGTCAAGGTGCGTCCCGGGCACGAGGCCGCGGTGGCGGCTGTCCTGGGTGCGGCGGCCGACGCGCTCGCCGCCGAGGACTCCGGGGCCGCCAGGCAGGCTCTGGTCGCGCTGAAGGAGGCCGACGGCGGGCGGGCGGCCATCGTGCTGGGGGACTGGGCGGCTCAGGCACCGGTGACGGGGCCGTTGCCGGCGGGCGCCGCGTGGGCCGGCGACCTGGTCGACCCGGCGCCGCGGATCCGGGGCGCGGTCACCGCGATGCTCGCCGGTGTGGCGGTCGTCGACGACCTCGCCTCGGCGCTGGAATTGGTTGCCGCCCAACCTCACTTGCGCGCCGTGACCGCCGACGGCGATCTGGTCGGGGCGGGGTGGGTCAGCGGCGGCTCGGATCGCAAACCCAGCACGCTGGAGATCACCTCCGAGGTGGACAAGGCCCGCACCGAACTGGCCGCCGCCGAGCGGCAGACCAGAGAACTCTCGGCGGCATTGTCCGGTGCACTGGCCGAGCAGTCGGCGCGCCAAGACGCCGCCGAACAGGCCCTGGCCGCGCTGAACGAGTCCGACGCCGCGATCTCGGCGATCTACGAGCAGCTCGGTCGCCTCGGGCAGGACGCCCGGGCGGCTGACGACGAGTGGCAGCGGCTGATCAAGCAGCGCGACGAACTGGAGGCAGGCCGCAACCGCACCGTCGAGGAACTGACCGAACTGGAACAGCGTCTGCACCAGGCCCAGCAGGAGCCGATGTTCGACGTCGAGGTCGTCGACCGCTCGGAGTCGACGGCCGCGGCCGAGGCCGCCCGTTCGGCAGAGGTCGAGGCCCGGCTTGCCGTGCGTACCGCCGAGGAACGGGCGAACGCCGTTCGAGGACGTGCTGATTCGCTGCGGCGCGCAGCGGTCGCCGAGCGTGAGGCCAGGGCGCGGGCGGCGCGGGCGCGGGAGGCGCGCGTGCATGCGGCCGCAGTCGCCTCAGCCGTCGCGGAGTCCGGACGGCTCGTCGCCCGGCGGTTGAGCGAGGCGGTGGCGGTGGCGTCGCGTGTGCGCGACGAAGTCGCCGCCGAACGCCAGGTCAGGGCGGGCGCGCTGACGAAGGCCCGCGAAGAGGTCAACGAACTGAGCACCCGGATCGCGGCGCTCACCGACGCGCTGCACCGCGACGAGGTCGCCAAGGCCCAGGCGGCGCTGCGGATCGAACAGCTGGAGCAGCAGGTGCTCGAACAGTTCGGCATGGCCGTCGCCGACCTGATCGGCGAGTACGGGCCCGATGTTGCGCTGCCACCGACCGAACTGGAGATGGTCGAGTACGAGCAGGCCCGTGAGCGCGGTGAGCAGGTGGTGGCGCCGGCGCCGATGCCGTACGACCGCGCCACCCAGGAGCGGCGGGCCAAGCGCGCCGAGAAAGAGCTGCGCGAGCTGGGGCGGGTCAATCCCCTTGCACTGGAAGAGTTCGCGGCCCTGGAGGAGCGCTACAACTTCCTGTCCACCCAGCTCGAGGACGTCAAGGCCGCCCGTAAGGACCTCCTCGACGTCATCGCCGACGTGGACTCGCGGATCCTTCAGGTTTTCACCGAGGCATACATGGATGTCGAGCGCGAGTTCACGCAGGTGTTCTCCACGCTGTTTCCCGGCGGTGAGGGTCGGCTGCTGCTGACCGACCCGTCCGACATGCTCACCACCGGCATCGAGGTCGAGGCCAGGCCTCCGGGTAAGAAGATCAAACGGCTGTCGCTGCTCTCCGGTGGTGAGAAGTCCCTGACCGCGGTCGCGATGCTGGTGGCCATCTTCCGGGCCCGGCCCTCGCCGTTCTATGTGATGGACGAGGTGGAGGCCGCGCTCGACGACGTCAATCTGCGGCGCCTGATCAGTCTGTTCGAGCAGCTGCGGGAGCGCTCGCAGCTCATCGTCATCACCCACCAGAAGCCGACGATGGAGGTCGCCGACGCGCTTTACGGTGTCACGATGCGCGGCGACGGCATCACGACGGTGATCTCGCAGCGGATGCGCGGCCAGGAGCTCGTCACCAGCCCGTCCTGA
- the fni gene encoding type 2 isopentenyl-diphosphate Delta-isomerase: MTSDPGSALQHRKRRHIDVCLTEAVDYQTVSTGLERYRLPYNALTQTDLGGVDLSTEFLGCRLRAPVLIGAMTGGAALSGIINRNLAAAAQQLGIGMMLGSQRVMLDDAEAASSFDVRGVAPDVLLIGNIGLAQLRTSMMPGLAAALDKVGANGLAVHTNPLQEAMQHNGDTDFSGSIARLCEVAGEIGYPVMLKEVGHGIGGAAAEQLIDCPIAAVDVAGAGGTSWARIEQFVRYGDVRYPALAEWGIPTAQALTEVRRVLPDMPLVASGGIRTGMDAAKALAMGARVVAVARPLLAPAVESVDAVVDWLQRFLDELLVCLHGSGASDLAALRERGVTPLA, encoded by the coding sequence GTGACGTCCGACCCCGGCTCCGCCCTGCAGCACCGCAAACGCCGGCACATCGACGTGTGCCTCACCGAGGCCGTCGACTACCAGACGGTGAGCACCGGTCTGGAGCGCTACCGGCTGCCCTACAACGCGCTGACCCAGACCGATCTGGGCGGCGTCGATCTGAGCACCGAGTTCCTCGGGTGCCGGTTGCGCGCCCCGGTGCTGATCGGTGCGATGACCGGCGGCGCCGCGCTGTCGGGAATCATCAACCGAAATCTGGCCGCCGCGGCCCAACAGCTCGGTATCGGGATGATGCTCGGCTCGCAGCGCGTGATGCTTGACGACGCCGAGGCGGCGTCCAGCTTCGACGTCCGCGGCGTGGCGCCCGACGTGCTGCTGATCGGCAACATCGGGCTGGCGCAGCTTCGTACGTCGATGATGCCGGGGCTGGCCGCGGCCCTGGACAAGGTCGGCGCCAACGGCCTTGCGGTGCACACCAACCCGCTGCAGGAAGCCATGCAGCACAACGGCGACACCGATTTCTCGGGCTCGATCGCACGGCTGTGCGAGGTCGCCGGGGAGATCGGCTACCCGGTCATGCTCAAGGAGGTCGGCCACGGCATCGGCGGCGCCGCCGCCGAGCAGCTCATCGACTGCCCGATCGCTGCCGTCGACGTCGCGGGCGCCGGCGGCACCTCGTGGGCGCGCATCGAGCAGTTCGTCCGCTACGGCGACGTGCGCTATCCGGCACTGGCCGAATGGGGCATCCCGACCGCCCAGGCGTTGACAGAGGTGCGGCGCGTCCTTCCCGACATGCCGCTGGTCGCCTCCGGTGGCATCCGCACCGGAATGGACGCCGCCAAGGCGCTCGCGATGGGCGCCCGGGTGGTGGCCGTCGCGCGGCCCCTGCTCGCCCCGGCCGTCGAATCCGTCGACGCGGTGGTGGACTGGCTGCAGCGCTTCCTCGACGAGTTGCTGGTCTGCCTGCACGGGAGCGGCGCGTCCGACCTGGCGGCACTGCGCGAGCGCGGAGTCACCCCGCTCGCCTGA
- the ftsY gene encoding signal recognition particle-docking protein FtsY produces MSEGLWIAIAVIAVLLLVALVVGLVRYRRRRIKLSAPDTATPVDRSGGYTAKSGITFAQSAPVQAPPKAPERIDTSGLPAVGDDATIPRDAPKRPIADVRLPEPPVLPPEPVEKPVTEAPAAPPAPEPEVVPPPEPEAVPEPEALPETAAPEPATETAEPVAPQIEDIAPTEGRLDRLRGRLSKSQNTLGRSMLGLLGGGDLDEDSWEEVEDTLLIADLGPVVAESVITSLRAKMASSGVRTEADARAVLREVLIAELQPDLDRSIKALPHADKPSVLLVVGVNGTGKTTTVGKLARVLVADGRRVVLGAADTFRAAAADQLQSWASRVGAQVVRGPEGADPASVAFDAVDTGIESGADVVVIDTAGRLHTKTGLMDELGKVKRVVGKRAAVDEVLLVLDATIGQNSLPQARVFAEVVDITGVVLTKLDGTAKGGIVFRVQQELGVPVKLVGLGEGPDDLAPFEPAAFVDALLG; encoded by the coding sequence GTGAGTGAAGGTCTCTGGATCGCCATCGCGGTCATCGCCGTTCTGCTGCTCGTCGCGCTCGTCGTGGGCCTGGTGCGGTACCGCCGTCGCCGGATCAAGTTGTCGGCTCCAGACACTGCCACTCCCGTCGATCGTTCGGGCGGCTATACCGCCAAGTCAGGCATCACATTCGCCCAGTCGGCACCGGTGCAGGCCCCACCGAAGGCCCCGGAACGGATAGACACCAGTGGTCTACCCGCCGTCGGCGATGATGCCACCATCCCGCGCGACGCACCCAAGCGTCCCATCGCCGACGTCCGCTTGCCCGAGCCGCCGGTGCTGCCGCCTGAGCCCGTCGAGAAGCCGGTCACCGAGGCTCCCGCCGCGCCCCCCGCACCGGAACCCGAGGTGGTCCCCCCACCGGAACCCGAGGCGGTCCCTGAGCCCGAAGCGCTTCCCGAGACCGCCGCGCCGGAGCCGGCCACGGAGACCGCCGAGCCCGTGGCACCGCAGATCGAGGACATCGCGCCCACCGAGGGCCGGCTGGACCGGCTGCGCGGCCGGCTGTCGAAGTCGCAGAACACCTTGGGGCGCAGCATGCTGGGGCTGCTCGGCGGCGGCGACCTCGACGAGGACTCGTGGGAAGAGGTCGAGGACACGCTGTTGATCGCCGACCTCGGTCCGGTCGTCGCCGAGTCGGTCATCACCTCGCTGCGGGCCAAGATGGCCAGCAGCGGTGTGCGCACCGAGGCCGACGCGCGGGCTGTGCTGCGTGAGGTCCTGATCGCCGAGCTGCAACCCGACCTGGATCGCTCGATCAAGGCGCTGCCGCACGCCGACAAACCGTCGGTGTTGCTCGTCGTGGGTGTCAACGGCACCGGTAAGACGACGACCGTCGGCAAGCTGGCCCGCGTGCTCGTCGCCGACGGTCGCCGCGTGGTGCTCGGTGCGGCGGATACGTTCCGTGCGGCGGCCGCCGATCAGCTGCAGTCCTGGGCGTCGCGGGTGGGCGCGCAGGTGGTGCGTGGTCCGGAAGGGGCCGACCCGGCCTCGGTCGCCTTCGACGCCGTCGACACCGGTATCGAGTCCGGCGCCGACGTCGTGGTCATCGACACCGCCGGCCGCCTGCACACCAAGACGGGTTTGATGGACGAGCTGGGCAAGGTCAAGCGCGTGGTGGGCAAGCGCGCCGCCGTCGACGAGGTCCTGCTGGTGCTGGATGCGACGATCGGCCAGAACAGCCTGCCGCAGGCCCGGGTCTTCGCCGAGGTCGTCGACATCACCGGCGTGGTGCTGACCAAGCTGGACGGGACGGCCAAGGGCGGCATCGTGTTCCGTGTGCAACAGGAGCTCGGTGTGCCGGTCAAGCTCGTCGGCCTCGGCGAGGGACCCGACGATCTGGCTCCGTTCGAGCCGGCGGCGTTCGTCGACGCGTTGCTCGGCTGA
- a CDS encoding ammonium transporter gives MVLALPDDQFAPFGEGGLSAGDTAWVLTSAALVLFMTPGLAFFYGGLSRQKSVLNMMMMSFGSIGVVSVIYVLWGYSMSFSSAHTGEGNFFGVFDNPFALFGLSQLTEVREVDGVSTYVLGGFGTVPAIVWVAFQLTFAVITVALISGAVAERMKFGTWLVFGGIWVTLVYFPLAHMVWGGGLLSGAEGGIAAKLFGVDDEGVANVSPIDFAGGTVVHINAGVAALVLAILLGKRTGFGKTAFRPHNIPFVMLGAAILWFGWFGFNVGSEGAADMLAGAVWVNTTAATAAAMLSWLLVERIRDGHATSVGAASGIVAGLVAITPACGSLSAIGSLILGAVAGVLSALAIALKYKFGYDDSLDVVGVHLVAGLWGTIGIGLLATETGLFYGGGFQQLVVQIVIALVAVVFTAIMTAIIAFIVKPLGWRVSKEDEDTGIDETEHAETAYELA, from the coding sequence GTGGTCTTGGCCCTGCCAGACGACCAGTTCGCGCCATTCGGGGAAGGGGGACTGAGCGCCGGAGACACGGCATGGGTGCTCACCTCCGCAGCGCTGGTGCTGTTCATGACCCCGGGCCTGGCGTTCTTCTACGGTGGTCTGTCCCGGCAGAAGTCCGTCCTCAACATGATGATGATGTCGTTCGGCTCGATCGGAGTCGTCAGCGTCATCTACGTGTTGTGGGGTTACTCGATGTCGTTCTCGTCGGCGCACACCGGGGAGGGCAACTTCTTCGGGGTCTTCGACAATCCCTTCGCGTTGTTCGGGCTCAGCCAGCTCACCGAGGTCCGCGAGGTCGACGGGGTCAGCACCTATGTGCTCGGCGGCTTCGGCACCGTACCGGCCATCGTGTGGGTGGCCTTCCAGCTCACCTTCGCGGTGATCACCGTCGCGCTGATCAGCGGTGCGGTCGCCGAGCGCATGAAGTTCGGCACCTGGCTGGTGTTCGGCGGCATCTGGGTCACGCTCGTGTACTTCCCTCTGGCGCACATGGTTTGGGGCGGCGGCCTGCTCTCCGGTGCCGAGGGCGGCATCGCGGCCAAGCTCTTCGGCGTCGATGACGAAGGCGTGGCCAACGTGTCGCCCATCGACTTCGCCGGTGGCACCGTGGTGCACATCAACGCCGGTGTAGCCGCTCTCGTGCTGGCAATCCTGCTCGGAAAGCGGACAGGCTTCGGCAAGACCGCTTTCCGGCCGCACAACATCCCGTTCGTGATGCTCGGCGCGGCGATCCTGTGGTTCGGCTGGTTCGGCTTCAACGTAGGCTCCGAGGGCGCCGCCGACATGCTGGCCGGTGCGGTGTGGGTGAACACCACCGCCGCCACCGCAGCGGCGATGCTGTCCTGGTTGCTCGTCGAGCGTATCCGGGACGGTCACGCCACCAGCGTGGGCGCGGCATCGGGCATCGTGGCGGGTCTGGTGGCCATCACCCCGGCGTGTGGCTCGCTGAGCGCGATCGGTTCGCTCATCCTCGGTGCGGTCGCGGGTGTGCTGTCCGCGCTGGCCATCGCGCTGAAGTACAAGTTCGGGTATGACGATTCGCTCGACGTCGTCGGTGTGCACCTCGTGGCCGGCCTGTGGGGCACCATCGGCATCGGTCTGCTGGCCACCGAGACCGGGCTGTTCTACGGCGGCGGCTTCCAGCAACTCGTGGTGCAGATCGTGATCGCACTGGTTGCCGTAGTGTTCACCGCAATCATGACCGCCATCATCGCGTTCATCGTCAAGCCTCTGGGCTGGCGGGTGTCCAAGGAGGATGAGGACACTGGTATCGATGAAACCGAACATGCCGAAACGGCTTACGAGCTCGCCTGA
- a CDS encoding P-II family nitrogen regulator, producing MKLITAIVKPFTLEDVKTGLEQTGILGMTVSEVQGYGRQKGHTEVYRGAEYSVDFVPKVRVEVVVDDAAVDKVVDVIVQAARTGKIGDGKVWVSPVEAVVRVRTGERGADAL from the coding sequence ATGAAGCTGATAACCGCGATCGTCAAGCCGTTCACGCTGGAAGATGTCAAGACCGGTCTGGAGCAGACGGGCATTCTCGGCATGACCGTCAGCGAGGTCCAGGGCTACGGCCGGCAGAAGGGGCACACCGAGGTCTACCGCGGCGCGGAGTACTCGGTGGACTTCGTCCCGAAGGTGCGCGTCGAGGTGGTCGTCGACGACGCCGCCGTCGACAAGGTGGTGGACGTCATCGTCCAGGCCGCCCGCACCGGAAAGATCGGTGACGGCAAGGTCTGGGTCAGTCCGGTCGAGGCGGTGGTGCGGGTGCGCACCGGTGAACGCGGGGCCGATGCCCTTTGA